TCGATGAAGATCGGCACCAGCACGGCACCGGCCGGCAGGCCGGCACTCGCCGCCATGACGTCACGATCCTTCCAATAGAAGATGTTCTTGGCCACGTCATTGTCGGGCAGCATCATCGACGGCTTGGCCGGCAGCGGGTTGCGCGCCAGGCCGGTGACCGTGACCTTGCCGGTCACCTGCCCTTGCGGGCGCTTGGCGGCATCCTTGAGATCATAGGGAACGAAGCCGCGGTTGATCAGGACATAGCGGCCCTCGTCGAGGGCCAGCGGGGTATAGACGTTGAAGCCGGCGTCGCCGTCCCATGTGGCGTAGAAATGCCGCTCGCCGGAGTGCAGGAACGTCCCGCTGACGGTGACCGGCGTGTAATCGACATCACCGGTGGCGGCGAATTCCTTCTCGACGTCCGCCAGCGGCCGCGGCGCTGAATGGGTGCGCTGGTCGATGGTCTGCAGAAGGGCTTCCTTCCAGTACAGGCGCTGCACCTGCCATGTGCCAAGCCCGAGCAGGATGACGAACACCACCAGGCCGAGGCCGAGCAGCAACGCCGTCTTCGGCCGCGAACGGCCAGCGGGCTTGGTCAGCGCCTCGCTCATTGCCCCTGGTCCAGGCGGCCTTCGGCCGCCTTGTTGGCGTATTGAAGCGTCAGCAGCACACCCTTGATCAACCTCAGCGCCGTCAGGCACAGTCCCACCGCCAGCGGTATCCAGATGATGAAATGCAGCCAGAGCGGCGGGCTCAGCGTCACCTCCACCCACAGCGCCAGCCCCACAACGATGAAGCCGATGATCAGGATGACGAACACCGCCGGGCCGTCGCCGGCATCGGCGTAGGAATAGTCGAGGCCGCAATTGTTGCAGCGCTTGCCGACGGTGAGAAAGCCGGAAAACAGCCGTCCTTCGCCGCA
This region of Mesorhizobium sp. C432A genomic DNA includes:
- a CDS encoding SURF1 family protein → MSEALTKPAGRSRPKTALLLGLGLVVFVILLGLGTWQVQRLYWKEALLQTIDQRTHSAPRPLADVEKEFAATGDVDYTPVTVSGTFLHSGERHFYATWDGDAGFNVYTPLALDEGRYVLINRGFVPYDLKDAAKRPQGQVTGKVTVTGLARNPLPAKPSMMLPDNDVAKNIFYWKDRDVMAASAGLPAGAVLVPIFIDADKTPNPGGLPVGGVTIIDLPNSHLQYAFTWYGLAAALAAVLIVRLRRPAKTE
- a CDS encoding DUF983 domain-containing protein translates to MSEDRAIWPPIEPISAGLHGRCPRCGEGRLFSGFLTVGKRCNNCGLDYSYADAGDGPAVFVILIIGFIVVGLALWVEVTLSPPLWLHFIIWIPLAVGLCLTALRLIKGVLLTLQYANKAAEGRLDQGQ